One genomic window of Thermorudis peleae includes the following:
- a CDS encoding heme lyase CcmF/NrfE family subunit, giving the protein MAQIGAGSLLLGLVLAAYGLVASIVGARWRLAELVESAIRAVWGVTAFIVIAVAALVTAFLRHDFRLAYVAGRSSRDMPTQYVLAALWGGQEGSLLYWTMIVGLLGSLALVLHRRRDRALIPYVAATLLSVMGYLLVILNFVTSPFTLLPTTPPDGAGLNPLLRDPGMMFHPPFLLAGYASFTVPFAFGAAALITGRLGAEWLRAIRRWTLIAWGILGTGLLLGAWWAYHVLGWGGYWGWDPVENLALLPWLTSTAFLHSVIVQERRGMLKVWNLALLLASFLLSVFGTFVVRSGLLSSVHAFAVSPIAPWFLGYVAAVTIIGIGLLIYRLPSLQSERVIESVTSREAGFLLNNLLLTAMAFATFWGTVFPLFSEIFSSTKLTVGPPFYNQVNGPLLLVLVALMGIGPLLAWRRTAWRPLWRQVRWPLLGAGLVLVPLLALLSKPVAAVAYAVVAFTAIVTLLEYIHALLARRRNAHESVLTAFVHLLRRNNRRYGGYIVHLAMLCIAVGVIASNLFQQERQFVLKPGEQGQIGPYTIVYNGLQDKRVADAEVIAAQVSILRNGRQQDSVTTYRFFYRNYEDQPTARMGITTLGMTDVYVVLDRWENDGTASLRVYLNPLVSWIWLGGVVYILGTLTLFWPQVAAVRLPARRAAPEPVPSQATSS; this is encoded by the coding sequence GTGGCGCAGATCGGCGCAGGATCGCTCCTCCTTGGACTTGTGCTTGCAGCCTATGGCCTGGTAGCGAGTATCGTCGGAGCACGATGGCGGCTTGCGGAACTCGTTGAAAGCGCTATTCGTGCTGTCTGGGGGGTGACTGCCTTCATCGTCATCGCGGTCGCTGCACTGGTCACCGCCTTCCTTCGCCATGACTTCCGCCTTGCCTATGTTGCCGGGCGGTCAAGCCGTGATATGCCGACGCAGTATGTCCTAGCCGCGCTCTGGGGTGGCCAGGAGGGTAGCCTGCTCTACTGGACGATGATCGTGGGCCTGCTTGGCTCGCTCGCGCTCGTGCTCCATCGACGCCGTGACCGTGCGCTCATTCCCTATGTTGCGGCAACACTCTTGTCCGTCATGGGCTACTTGCTCGTTATTCTCAACTTCGTGACGAGCCCATTCACCCTCTTGCCAACGACGCCGCCGGATGGCGCTGGCCTCAACCCATTGCTCCGCGACCCAGGGATGATGTTCCATCCCCCCTTCTTGCTTGCTGGGTACGCGAGCTTTACGGTGCCGTTTGCCTTCGGTGCCGCTGCCTTGATCACGGGGCGGCTGGGCGCAGAGTGGCTGCGGGCAATTCGTCGCTGGACATTGATTGCGTGGGGAATCCTCGGAACCGGCCTCTTGCTCGGTGCCTGGTGGGCCTATCACGTTCTCGGATGGGGCGGCTACTGGGGATGGGATCCAGTTGAGAACCTGGCACTGTTGCCGTGGCTGACCTCGACCGCGTTCTTGCATTCGGTGATCGTGCAAGAGCGTCGTGGCATGCTCAAGGTCTGGAATCTGGCGCTGCTCCTTGCCTCGTTCTTGCTCTCCGTCTTCGGCACATTTGTCGTGCGTAGTGGTCTCCTCTCGTCCGTCCATGCATTTGCCGTCTCGCCCATCGCGCCATGGTTCTTAGGGTATGTCGCTGCCGTGACCATTATCGGCATCGGCCTGCTGATCTATCGCCTTCCCTCCTTGCAGAGTGAGCGGGTCATTGAATCGGTCACATCGCGCGAAGCTGGCTTTCTCCTCAACAATTTGCTGCTTACGGCCATGGCATTTGCGACGTTCTGGGGGACGGTGTTCCCCCTCTTTAGCGAAATCTTCTCAAGCACCAAGCTGACGGTTGGGCCGCCGTTCTACAACCAGGTGAATGGGCCACTGCTGCTTGTCCTCGTTGCGTTGATGGGGATTGGCCCGTTGCTTGCCTGGCGGCGCACCGCCTGGCGGCCACTCTGGCGGCAAGTGCGTTGGCCGTTGCTTGGGGCTGGTCTTGTGCTGGTTCCGCTCTTGGCCCTCTTGAGCAAGCCAGTTGCCGCAGTTGCCTATGCCGTCGTTGCATTCACCGCGATTGTCACGCTTTTGGAGTACATCCATGCCCTGCTGGCGCGGCGGCGGAATGCACATGAGTCCGTGCTGACCGCTTTCGTGCACTTGTTGCGTCGGAATAACCGGCGCTACGGTGGCTACATCGTGCATCTGGCGATGCTCTGCATTGCCGTCGGGGTGATCGCCTCCAATCTCTTCCAGCAGGAGCGACAGTTTGTCCTGAAGCCTGGCGAGCAGGGGCAGATCGGCCCGTATACCATCGTCTACAACGGGCTGCAAGACAAACGGGTCGCCGATGCTGAAGTGATTGCGGCGCAGGTGTCGATTCTGCGCAATGGTCGCCAACAAGATAGCGTCACGACCTATCGCTTCTTCTACCGCAACTATGAAGACCAGCCAACTGCCCGCATGGGGATTACCACACTTGGGATGACAGACGTCTACGTCGTGCTCGACCGTTGGGAAAATGATGGCACGGCAAGTCTGCGAGTCTATCTCAATCCGTTGGTCAGCTGGATCTGGCTGGGTGGTGTCGTCTACATTCTTGGAACCTTAACCTTGTTCTGGCCGCAAGTTGCAGCGGTGCGGCTGCCGGCTCGCCGCGCTGCGCCCGAGCCTGTGCCAAGCCAGGCGACGTCATCCTAG
- the ccmA gene encoding heme ABC exporter ATP-binding protein CcmA, with protein sequence MAAVSPLIRATGLSKRYGVRRVLRDVSLTLGPGEAVVIVGPNGAGKSTLLRILATLVRPSAGTVWYFDTPGLPLAQIRRRLGFVGHQTLLYEDLTVAENLRLYAGLYALDNVAARIARVVELLGIAHLVHERVRTLSRGQQQRAGLARALLHDPTILLFDEPDTGLDQQGRQLLHALIAEHCQRGGAVLLTTHAVDFATTVATRQFQLCDGQLWPLPEGQAASPIPAPVGGDHVRP encoded by the coding sequence ATGGCTGCTGTTTCGCCGCTGATTCGTGCGACTGGCCTCAGCAAGCGGTACGGCGTGCGCCGCGTCCTGCGCGATGTCTCCTTGACGCTTGGGCCAGGCGAGGCAGTGGTGATCGTTGGGCCAAATGGCGCGGGGAAGTCGACGTTGCTCCGCATCCTTGCCACGCTGGTTCGTCCAAGTGCGGGCACCGTCTGGTATTTCGACACGCCCGGTTTGCCGCTTGCCCAGATTCGCCGTCGTCTCGGCTTTGTTGGCCATCAGACACTGCTCTACGAGGATTTGACCGTTGCCGAGAACCTCAGGCTCTACGCTGGGCTCTATGCGCTCGACAACGTCGCTGCTCGCATTGCCCGTGTCGTCGAGCTCCTCGGTATCGCCCACCTGGTGCACGAGCGGGTGCGCACCCTGTCACGCGGGCAGCAACAGCGCGCGGGTTTAGCCCGGGCACTGCTCCATGATCCCACCATCCTGCTTTTTGACGAACCAGATACAGGGCTTGACCAACAGGGGCGCCAGTTGCTGCATGCGCTGATTGCTGAGCATTGCCAGCGCGGCGGGGCAGTGCTGCTCACGACTCACGCGGTGGATTTTGCGACCACCGTGGCAACGCGGCAATTCCAGTTGTGTGATGGCCAACTCTGGCCTCTTCCGGAAGGCCAGGCAGCATCGCCGATCCCTGCGCCGGTTGGAGGCGACCATGTCCGTCCCTAG
- a CDS encoding cytochrome c-type biogenesis protein: MRQCHHRLMLLLAMVVLSLLAGAYPVFAAEGLSPEALKIANELNCPVCEGQSVRDSNSQLAGEMRQLIQQMLDAGQTPDQIKAYFVQRYGVGILRDPPKEGFVWTLWWGPVVGLVIGIAVLTLYFQSRKRPSAVQPADETDLTDVEAVAQRWLTSE; the protein is encoded by the coding sequence ATGCGGCAATGCCATCATCGACTCATGCTTCTGCTGGCCATGGTCGTCCTCAGCCTGCTTGCTGGAGCGTATCCTGTGTTTGCCGCCGAGGGGCTTTCGCCTGAGGCGCTGAAGATTGCCAATGAGCTCAATTGCCCCGTCTGTGAAGGACAAAGCGTGCGTGATTCGAATTCGCAGCTTGCTGGCGAGATGCGCCAGCTCATCCAGCAGATGCTCGATGCCGGCCAAACGCCTGACCAGATCAAGGCCTACTTTGTCCAGCGCTATGGCGTTGGCATTCTGCGTGATCCGCCGAAGGAAGGCTTTGTCTGGACGCTGTGGTGGGGTCCGGTCGTGGGGCTCGTGATCGGGATCGCTGTGCTCACCCTCTATTTCCAGAGTCGGAAGCGCCCGAGCGCAGTGCAGCCGGCTGACGAGACGGATCTCACCGATGTTGAAGCGGTAGCACAGCGCTGGTTAACCAGCGAGTAA
- a CDS encoding cytochrome c maturation protein CcmE — MTGTAIAQPVERSRRRWLDVRWLIAALIIAGAVGYLMYTSLQSTAASYFVTVSELQQRAAEVQGKRVRVGGQVVAGSIHTGGPGEPIRFAITDGQQTLPVVYSGVLPDIFTDGRQVIVEGVFRQGQPLEADTLLTQCPSKFQAQATPGQGQ, encoded by the coding sequence ATGACGGGGACAGCGATCGCACAGCCCGTCGAGCGGTCGCGACGGCGCTGGCTCGATGTCCGATGGTTGATTGCTGCGCTCATCATCGCGGGCGCGGTGGGGTACCTCATGTACACCAGCCTGCAGAGCACTGCTGCGTCATACTTCGTGACGGTCAGTGAGCTGCAGCAGCGCGCCGCAGAGGTCCAAGGGAAGCGCGTCCGGGTTGGCGGACAGGTCGTCGCTGGTTCAATCCACACTGGTGGCCCAGGCGAGCCGATTCGTTTTGCCATTACGGATGGCCAGCAGACATTGCCCGTCGTCTACAGCGGCGTCTTGCCTGACATCTTTACCGATGGCCGTCAAGTGATCGTCGAAGGTGTCTTCCGGCAAGGGCAACCACTGGAGGCTGATACGCTGTTGACGCAGTGTCCGTCAAAGTTCCAGGCCCAAGCCACGCCAGGGCAAGGGCAATGA
- the ccsA gene encoding cytochrome c biogenesis protein CcsA: MQLPLARSRRGTWWVTPLLGWLGVGLVALSLILIFLYAPTDSVQGQPQRIFYLHLPAAWLAYFSFFLIFVSSIAYLLTHRTGWDRLARASAELGFVFTTLVLLTGSIWGRPIWGTWWTWDARLTTTLILWFIYLAYFALRSYVSDPERKARYAAVLGIIGFVDVPIIHMSVLWWRTLHPQPVVVRSGGPAMPPAMLLTMLVTLLAFFVLYLFLLVEKYELERMKDTLVDLRDQEL, encoded by the coding sequence ATGCAGCTTCCGCTCGCACGCTCCCGACGAGGGACCTGGTGGGTTACCCCGCTGCTTGGATGGCTTGGTGTTGGGCTTGTTGCCCTCTCGCTTATCCTGATCTTCCTCTATGCGCCGACCGATAGTGTCCAGGGGCAGCCGCAGCGGATCTTCTACCTCCATTTGCCTGCGGCATGGCTGGCGTACTTCTCGTTCTTTTTAATCTTTGTCTCGAGCATTGCCTATCTCTTGACGCACCGGACCGGTTGGGACCGGCTGGCGCGTGCCTCGGCTGAGCTTGGCTTTGTCTTTACGACGCTGGTTCTGCTCACCGGGTCAATTTGGGGCCGGCCTATTTGGGGCACCTGGTGGACATGGGATGCGCGGCTGACGACAACGTTGATCCTCTGGTTTATCTACCTCGCCTATTTCGCCTTGCGCTCCTACGTCAGTGATCCCGAGCGCAAGGCACGGTATGCGGCAGTCCTCGGGATTATCGGCTTTGTTGATGTCCCGATCATTCACATGTCCGTGCTCTGGTGGCGGACGCTTCATCCGCAGCCGGTTGTCGTTCGCTCGGGCGGACCAGCAATGCCGCCCGCGATGCTGCTCACCATGCTGGTCACCCTGCTTGCCTTCTTCGTGCTCTACCTGTTCTTGTTGGTTGAGAAGTATGAACTTGAGCGCATGAAGGATACCCTGGTTGATCTCCGCGACCAGGAGTTGTGA
- a CDS encoding heme exporter protein CcmB, giving the protein MSVPSAVRQLAAVVRKDVVLEWRGRELVSGMVLFAVLALLTFNFAFDLTGVNRAVAGAGALWVALIFASLLGLGRSASVERMHGAWEGVLLSPIDRGTLFLAKLVSSLLFLGLVDAVVLVLFAGLFGVPVLRLPVIGIVALGTIGLALLGTLLSPMAATTRAREVLLPVMLFPLAVPVVIAAVRATVLVLTEQPRDAWAWIQLLAGFDLLFLGVGYLIFGAAAED; this is encoded by the coding sequence ATGTCCGTCCCTAGTGCCGTGCGCCAACTCGCGGCAGTCGTGCGCAAAGACGTGGTGCTTGAGTGGCGGGGCCGCGAGCTTGTGAGTGGCATGGTGCTCTTCGCCGTTCTTGCGTTGCTCACGTTCAATTTTGCGTTTGACCTCACCGGGGTCAATCGTGCTGTCGCGGGTGCAGGTGCGCTCTGGGTTGCACTCATCTTCGCGAGTCTGCTTGGGCTTGGGCGTAGCGCATCGGTCGAGCGAATGCACGGTGCGTGGGAAGGCGTGCTGCTGAGTCCCATCGACCGCGGGACGCTGTTCCTCGCCAAGCTTGTTAGCAGTCTTCTCTTCCTTGGCCTGGTCGACGCCGTGGTGTTGGTGCTCTTTGCTGGCTTGTTCGGCGTGCCAGTGTTGCGCCTTCCTGTGATCGGGATCGTTGCGTTGGGGACGATCGGCCTGGCACTCCTCGGGACGCTCCTGTCGCCAATGGCGGCAACGACGCGGGCTCGTGAGGTGCTCTTGCCCGTGATGCTCTTTCCGCTCGCTGTTCCGGTCGTCATTGCTGCGGTTCGGGCAACCGTGCTGGTGCTCACCGAGCAGCCCCGCGATGCCTGGGCCTGGATACAGCTGCTGGCCGGGTTTGATCTGCTCTTTCTGGGTGTTGGATACCTGATCTTTGGCGCAGCCGCGGAGGACTAG